From the Pseudomonas monsensis genome, the window CAGCCCCAACAAATCCGGCACCTTCGCCACTTGGTCCCCGACCTGCACCGCCGCCTGTTCCAGCGCACACAACGGCACATCGACATAACTCAACTGACTGTCGAGCTTGTACGAGCGCGGAATCCCCTGCACCAGCAGCGCAATGAACTTCAGCTCCGGCAACCCGCCCAGCGCATTCAAAATCACGATCCGCGCGCGCTCGCCAATGACGATTTTCTGCCCGCACGCCGATTCAAAACTCAGCAGCGGAATCTGCCGCTCACGCCACGTAACCTTGCCGAGATACCACGGCGGCGTATCCAGGTCGAAGGCGCTGGCCTGGTAGTCGATCAGCTCGGCCACGGCGACGTTGGGCAGGATCAGGTTGCGGTCGGCCAGTGGCAGCAGCAGGCCGGTGAGTTGGCTGGTGCGCGCGTTGTGGCGGCGCTCATGCATGTTTCTTGCTCCAGTGGGCAATGCTTTCGAGCAGCACCGATTCCTGGTACGGCTTGCCGAGGTAGTCGTTGACGCCGATGGCCATCGCGCGGTCGCGGTGTTTCTGCCCGGTGCGCGAGGTAATCATGATGATCGGCAGGTGTTGCAGGCGTTCGTCGTGGCGCACCTGGGTGGCGACTTCGAAACCGTCCATGCGCGGCATTTCGATGTCGAGCAGCATCAGGTCGGGCATGTGTTCTTCGAGCAGCAGCATCGCGTCGACCCCGTCCTTGGCGGTCAGCACATTCATGCCGTGACGTTCGAGCAAACGACTGGTGACTTTGCGCACGGTCACCGAGTCGTCGACCACCAGCACCAGCAGCGGCTTTTGCGGCTCGCTGTCGATGTCCGCATGGGCCGGACGCTGCGCAACCCGCGCCTGCATCGCGCGGATCGGCGCCAGCAAATCGAGAATCAGCACCACCCGGCCATCGCCGAGAATCGTCGCCCCGGACACGCCCTGCACCGCGCCGAACTGCGGACCGAGGCTCTTGACCACGATTTCGCGGGTGCCGGCCATCGCGTCGACCTGCACCGCGATGTGCCGGTCGTTGCACTGCACCAGCAGCACCGGCAATGGCAGGCTCTGGCCGAGCAGTTTCGGGCGTGGCGCAGTTTTCAGCAGTTCGCCCAGATAGCACAACTCATAGCGCTGGCCGCCGTAGTGGTAGCTCGGCGGGTCGTTACGGAAGTGCCCTTCCAGATCATTCGGCAGGACGCGGACGATGCCTTCGATGGTGTTCAGCGGAATCGCATATTGATCCTCGCCACACTGCACCATCAGCGCGCGGTTGACCGACACGGTGAACGGCAGGCGAATGCGGAAATGCACGCCCTGCCCCGGCACCGAGTCGATGCTCATGGTGCCGCCGAGCTGGCGCACTTCCTCGTGGACCACGTCCATGCCGACGCCGCGCCCGGAAATCTGCGTGATCTTTTCAGCGGTGGAGAAACCCGGCTGGAGGATGAACTGCAATACATCGCGGTCGCTGATTTCGGCATCCGGAGCCAGCAAACCGCGCTTGATCGCCTTGCGCCGCACCGCTTCCAGCGGCACCCCGGCGCCGTCGTCGCGGATATCGAAAACGATGTCGCCGCCCTCACGGGACAAGTCCAGGCTGATCGTACCCTGTGCCGGTTTGCCCGCCGCCAGCCGCACTTCGGCAGACTCCAGACCGTGATCGACGGCGTTGCGCAGCATGTGCTCCAGCGGCGCGGCCATGCGTTCCAGCACGTTGCGGTCCATCTCGCCCTCGGCGTTGTCGATGATGAACGCGACGTCCTTGTTCAGCTCTTCGGCGACCTGCCGCACGATGCGTTTGAGGCGCGGCAGCATGCGTTCGAACGGCACCATGCGCGTGCGCATCAGGCCTTCCTGCAATTCGGTGTTGATCCGCCCCTGTTGCTGCAACAGGTTCTCGGCGTCGTGGTTGCGGCGGTCGAGGGTTTCCTTGAGGTCGAGCAGGTCGGAAGCGGATTCGAACAGCGCCCGCGACAGTTGCTGCAACTGCGAGTGGCGATCCATTTCCAGCGGGTCGAATTCTTCGTAACCGAGATGGTCGGCATCGACTTGCTGACGGCTGAGAATCCGTCCCTGGGTTTCGGTGTCGAGCCGACGCAATTGATCGCGCATGCGCTCGATGGTGGTTTCCATCTCGTTCAGTGCGGTTTGCGCATCACTGACCTGTTGCTCGATACGCCCACGGAAAATCGAGGTTTCCCCGGCCAGATTGACCAACTCGTCGAGCAGTTCGGCGGAGACCTTGACCATGTCCGCACCGGCATCGGCAGCCGGTGGCGCCGGCTCGGTCTTGGCGGGCAGCGGCAATACCGGCGGGGTTTCCACCGTCGCCGGATGACTGAAATTCTGGATCGCGCTGATCAGCCGATCGGCCGGCGGGCACGGTTGCCCGGCGCGCACCCCATCGAGCATTTGCGCCAGGCGGTCATGCCCGCGCTGGACCAGTGCGAACAGTTCCGCCGACGGCTGCAACGCCCCGGTGGAAAGGCTTTCGTAAAGGTATTCCAGCTCATGGGCGAGGTCGCCGATCGGACCGATCTCGACCATCCGTGCACCGCCCTTGAGGGTGTGCAGATCGCGCAGCAGGGTTTCCACTTCCTGGCGATTGCCCGGTTCGGCCTGCCAGCGCAGTAACGCCGCGCCAGAGTTTTCAATGATGTCGAAACCTTCTTCGAGGAAGATTTCCAGCAGCTCCGGATCGTGTGCGGCGCTGTCATGATCCGCCGTCGGTAGCGGTGCTTCGCCCAGCGGTTGCCCCTGACGCAGCTCGCGAATCGCGCCGATCAGTTCCTGCGCCGGGCTCAGCGGCTGATGGCTTTGCAACTGGTCAAGCAGCAACGCCAACTGCGCGTGGCTCTTGAGCAGTAACTGGCCCAAAGCGTCGCTGTGGCTGTAGCGGCGATCCACCAGACCTTCGTAAAGACTTTCCAGCTCCTGGGCCAGATCTGCGATGGCCGCCACTTCGGCCATGCGCGCGCCGCCCTTGAGGGTGTGCAGGTCGCGCTGCAATGAGGACAGCGGTGCGGCGTTGTCCGGGTCGTTGAGCCAGCGGTGCAAGGCTTGTCCGGCGCTGTCGAGAATGTCGACGGCCTCTTCGAGGAAGATCTCGACGATCTCGTCGTCGCCCTCGAACGATCTCGCCGACTGCTGCAACTCTGCGGTGGCGCTGCCCAGTTCACGAATGCTCAGGGTACGGCTGCCATCGCTGCGGATCAGGCCCATCGACGACGGGTCAAGGCTCTCGTCGAGCAACTCGTGCAGGGCGCGAATGCGCGCAGGCTGCGGCGTGACTTCCTGGCCGGCGGCCAGTTCGTCGAGCATGTTGATCAGCGCTTCGTGGGCGTTCTGCGCTTCTTCGAAAAACCGCTCGCTGACCGCCAGGCTGCTTTCTTCCACCGCGCCATAGAGGTCGAGCAAGGCTTCGCACAACACGTCCACCGGCAGCAGATCAGCCAGGTGCGCGCCTTCGCCAAGGGTGGTCAGTTCATCCAGCAAGGCACTGAGTTCCTGGCGCTCGCCGGGATGTTGTTGCCAGCGCTGCAAGAGGTTTTCGGCGTCGAGCAGGATGTCCATGCCCTGGGCGAGGAAGTTGTTGATCAATTGCGGATCGCGCTTGATCCGCAGGCTGGTGTTCGGCGTCTGGAGGATCGCTTCCAGACGCTCGCCGAGCAGCGTTTCAATGCGCTTGATCAACGACTGTGCACCGACGATCGGCGCCAGCGGATCGTGCTTGAGCTGGCGCAGACCGACGCGGAACAAACCTTCGGCCTCAAGCAGCAATTCCACTTCGTCGAGATCGAGCGGCAACTGATGCGCCTTGAACTCGCGGGCCAGTTGATCCAGCGGCGCGGCCAGTTCGGCAATCGGCAACACCCCGGCCATCGACGCGCTGCCCTTGAGCGTATGCAAGGCGCGCTGCAGTTCATCGCTGGCCGGCAGCGGCACATGTTCGGCGGCCTGATCGAGGTAACGGTTGAGACTGGCCAGATGGGTTTCCGCCTCGTTGCGGAAGATCTCCAGCAACAGCGGATCAAGGGCCGCGACATCATTCACGTCTTCAGCGGCCAGCGGTTCGTCCCCCTTGGCCAGCGCATGGGCGCGGGCGGCGAGCTGATCGACGTCGCTGCGTTGACGCTGCCGGTGAGTGGCGAATTCACTGATTAATTCCGGGAGCAACAACACCGTGTCGGTGAGCAGTTGCGGCACCACCGCACCGGGCTCGACGCTTTGTTCCAGCACACGGTTGAGCAGGTTCTCCACCGCCCAGGCCAGTTCACCCAGCACCAGCGCACGGACCATGCGCCCGCTGCCCTTGAGGGTGTGGAAGGCCCGGCGCAGTTCAGTCAGGGCCGCACGGTCCTGCGGATTGGCCGACCAGCGCGGCAGGTATTCGTGGAGGACTTCGAGGACTTCGTCGGTCTCCTCGAGGAACACTTCGCGCAGCTCGTCGTCGACCGGTTCTTCGTCAGCCGGTGGCGGCATCAGGCTGCCGGGGGTGGTCAGGGCCGGCGGGTTGACCGCCGACACCGGGCTGGCCAGCACCTCGGCCAGCGACTGCACGATATCGGGGTCGTCCAGCACTTGCAGGTCTTGCATCACCAACGCTTCGCTGGGGCTGAGCACGTCATCGAGCACTGGCACCTGCTGTGCGCCGGGCTCTTCGTCAGGAAAGTAGCCCAGGCTGGCCAGGCTCTTCTGCGCGACATCCAGCAGTTGTTCGCTCGCGGCCTGCGGGTCGTCGCTCAAACGTTCGAGGTAGTACTCGAGGCTGGTGATCACGTCGGCGAGGTTGTCCAGTTGCTGCCAGCCCGGCTCGTGGGGATCAAGCAGTAAATGCTCGCGGATAAAGCCATTGCAGGCCTCGACCAGACTGGCCGCCCGGCTCAGCGGAATCATCGCCAGCGCGCCGCGCACCTGGGTCAGCAACTCCGGCAACGCTTGCAGGTGCTGGCGATCCCAGTCGGCGTCGATGTAGTCGACGATCATGTCCTTGGCCTGTTGCAGGCAGATGCGCGCTTCCTTGATCACGATCTGGTGGATCTGCGTCAGGTCGGTGGTCGGCAGGCGCGCCTCTTCGGGGCTTTCCGTTTCCACGGTGCCGACCATCCCGGCCAGATTCGCCTCGACGTAGAGCAGCGCGCCGGCGACGTCCATCAGCGTGGCGTCGTTCGGTTCGCGCTGGCCCTGGGCGAGGCTGAGGACCACCGCCAGTTGATCAATGATGACCTTGCGCGGCTGGCCAAAACCGAGCACCGCCAGGGTGTCGGCAATCTGCCGCAGCGGCGCCAGCAGGCTGTCCAGATCAGAGGTGTGCTGACGGTCGCTGCGCACGAACAGGTCGAGGCGCTCCTTGACCCGCACCAGCTCTTCGCACAGCGCCGCCAGCACCGAGCGCATCGCATCGCGGTCGGGGCCGGCCAGGCGCGCACGTTCTTCGTCGACCATCGCGCTGTCGGGCAACGCGTCGTCCAGGGAGTAGCGATCTTTCATGGTCAGCATCTGCCCGGTGGGATGTTCGGCTTTGGCAATATAGAACAGCAGGCTTTTGAGCAGCTCCGCAGGGGGCGGCTGGTTAAGGCCGCGCATGCCCTGCTCGAGCAGGCGCTTGAGTTCCTTGTCGGCGTCCTTGAACAGGCTGCGCAGCGCCGGGCTGTTGGCGATCGCGCCTTCGCGCATGCCTTCGACCAGCGCCGAGGCCACTTGCCACAACGGGCTCAAGGGCGCATCGCCGCTCATGGCTTCGAGACGCTGGAAGACTTTCGCCAGGTACTCCAGATGCGTCTGGTCATCCTGCTCGCGCAGCAGACCGACCAGGGCCATTTGCAGCATCTGGCGCAACTTGCGCAGCACGTTCGGCAGTTCTGCCGGCTCCAGCAGCGCCAGCGCTTGCTCGCTAAGGGGTGGCAGCTGCGGCAGTTGCGGGCTGAACAGGCTGGTTTCCGAGAGCAGGCTTTCGCCGCGGGCGCTGCGCAGGTCGTTGATCAGCGGCAGCACCACCAGCGGCAAATCGCGGCGGGCACCCTGCACGCGGTCGAGGTAGATCGGCAATTGCCCAAGGGCTTGCAGCAGCAGGTGCAGGGCTTCGTCGCGGTGGCTGACGCGCTCGTGCTGCAAGGCTTCGACCAGATGTTCCATCTCTTCGGCGAGCAAGGCTGCGCCATAGAACTCGACCATCTGCAGACTGCCGTGGACCTGATGGATGTAATCCAGGCACTCGTCCAGCCCGGGAAAGGCCTGCGGATCCTCAAGCACGGCTTCAATTGCCTGATGCGCCTGTTTCAGCGTTTCGGCAATTTCGCCCTTGACCCATTCGAGGGCCACATAGTCGTGCCGGTCACCCATAACCACTCCACTCACGCCTTGTCCGTCGCGGACGCCGACGGCAAGGTGAAACCGGATACCGAACGGCGCAGCTGGCTGGCCATTTTCGCCAGGTTGCCGATGCTCTCGGCGGTGGCGGTGGAGCCGGACGAAGTCTGCGAGGTGATCTGCTGGATCACGTTCATCGTCAGGGAAATCTGTCCGGCCGACGAAGTCTGCTGTTGCGCCGCGTTGGAAATGCTCTGGATCAGCGCCGCGAGGGTCTTCGATACGCCTTCGATTTCTTCCAGGGCCACCCCGGCATCCTGCGCCAGCCGCGCGCCACGCACCACCTCGGTGGTGGTTTGTTCCATGGAAATCACCGCTTCGTTGGTGTCGGTCTGGATCGCCCGCACCAGGGTTTCGATCTGCCGGGTGGCAGCAGACGAGCGCTCGGCCAGGCGCTGCACTTCATCGGCGACCACGGCGAAACCACGCCCGGCATCCCCGGCCAGCGACGCCTGAATCGCCGCGTTGAGCGCAAGGATATTGGTCTGGTCGGCAATGTCGTCGATCAGGCTGACGATGTCGCCGATCTCCTGCGACGACTCGCCGAGGCGCTTGATGCGCTTGGCGGTGTCCTGAATCTGTTCGCGGATGTTGTCCATGCCGTGGATGGTGTTGTGCACCACCTCGTTGCCCTTGTTGGCGATTTCCACCGAACGCTCGGCCACGGCCGAGGACTCGGCAGCGTTGGCCGACACCTGATCAATCGACTCGGCCATGTCGCTGATCGCGGTCGAGGCTTCGGAAATCTGCTGCGCCTGATGTTCCGAGGCCTGGGCCAGGTGCATCGCGGTGGCCTGGGTTTCCTGCACGGCGGCGGCGACCTGGCCGGCGGTGAGGTTGATGGTCGCCACCAGGTCACGCAGTTGGTCGACCGAATAGTTGATCGAGTCGGCGATAGTACCGGTGAAGTCTTCGGTCACCGAGGCGGTCACGGTGAGGTCGCCATCGGCAAGGTCCTCGATTTCGTCGAGCAGGCGCATGATCGCGTTCTGGTTGCGCTCATTCTTCTCGGCGGTTTCACGTAACTGGCGGTTGGTCTCGCGGACCATCACCAGACCGATGAGGATGATCGAGGCCAGCGCCAGCAAACCGAGGACGTAGCCGCCGATGGTGTCGGTGTTGCGCCCGCCGGCAAGGTTTTCGAAGCGAGTGGCCAGGTGCGAGGCTTCGTCGAGCAGGGTTTGCGAGAGGCTGAAGATGTTGCTCGCCGACTCGCGGACCTTGAACAGCTCCGGCGAGGTTTCGAGGATTTCATCCACCGAGCCGGAGACGAACTGGAACAGCTCGGAAATCTCACTCAGGCGTGCGCGGGCATCGCGGTCTTCGACCTGGCTGATTTTCAGTGCCGGGTTGCCTTGCAGCATGCCGTTGAGCACCTGGCCAAAACGGGTGGCGTCGCGACCAAAGGCGTCGGCGGCCTGCTGCGAGTTTTCGTCGCCGGCCAGTACGGTGTTGACCGCGCCGAGGATCCGTTCAGCGAGCAGCGACTGACGCTGGGCCATCGCCACTTGCGCCGCCGGAGCGCCGCGTTGCAGGAGGATCTCGACGACTTTTTCGTATTCGATCTGCAACTGCGGCACGGTTTCGGCCAGGGTCGCGGCGACCTGATGCAGCGACAGCACGGTCTGCTCGCTGGAGAGAATCGCGTCGGTGTTTTTCAGCAGGCGTTCCCAATCCAGCTGCACGGCGCGCATTTCCGGGCGCACGGTGGCCGGGGCCGGTGGCAGGCCGGTGGCCGGGTCGCCTTTCTTCAGGTAACCCCAGCGCTGGGCGAAATCGTTGCGCGCATCGCTCAGCAACTTGAACGCGGCAGCCTTGCCGGCGGCGGCTTCAGTGGCGTTCTTGGCGATGCGTTGCGACAGCACGCGCAGTTCACCGGCGTGGCCGATGTACTGTTTATCGTAGTTGGCCTGGGTGTTGAGGTACGCGAAGTTGGCGAACAGCAGCATGATGAACACGATCAGTGCGATGAACAGCACGATGATCTGCGAGCGACTGCGCGATCCTTCCGCCGACTTGTCTGTTTTTGCTTTTGTCATCGGTCCTCGCCTAATTTGAAACTCACCGAAGCACCTGTAGAAGCTAGCCTTGTGAAGTGGAGCTTTTGTGGCGAGGGGATTTATCCCCGATGGGTCGCGCAGCGGCCCCAAGATTCGAGCTGTATCAAATACATCTCGAATGCAGCCTTTGGGTCGGCTTCGCCAACCATCGGGGATAAATCCCCTCGCCACAGGTTTCCCTTGCCACAGAATCACACCATTACATGGCCCATTCCCACATGGGTTCTCTGTTGTTTCGACTAAATTGCGACGCTCATGAATACCGGGGATTTAGCCAGTGCAAACAGGCTGAACACCCGCCAGTTCTGTTCGCGCCGGAAATAGCCTTTGACGAACTCGGCCTTGGAACCCTGGCGCTTGCTGATCGAAATCGGTTCGAAGCTGTCCTGCTCGAAATGCTGCAGGCCGATGACTTCGTCGACCATCAGCCCGGCAAACACATCGCCATGCTCGACCACCAATACCCGCCGCTGTTTACGCAATGGCGACAGCTCGTGCCCGAAAAAACCGCACAGGTCCATGATCGGCAGCAAGCGCCCACGCAGGTTAGCCACCCCTTTGACCCACGGCTTGACCCCGGGCAATTGAGTGAAGCGCGGCTCGTGCAGCACTTCGCTGACTTCGCCCATCGGCGCCACATACCAATGCTCGCCAATGCGAAAGCCGATACCGCTCCAGCGATCCTGGCGCGCGGCCTGCGACGGCAAGTCCGCCGCCAGCAAGCGGCAGCGCTGGTCGATCTGCCAGAGCAGTTCGAACGCGGTCAGCGATTCGCTCATGGTTGCGCGATCAGCTTTTGAGCACGTTGTTCAGGGTCTTGATCAGGGTGTCTTCGTCGACCGGTTTGGTCAGGTAATCCTTGGCGCCCTGACGGGTGCCCCAGACCTTGTCGGTTTCCTGATCCTTGGTGGTGATGATGATCACCGGGATGTGGCCGGTGTCCGGGTCCTTGGTCAATTGCCGGGTCGCCTGAAAACCGTTGAGGCCGGGCATGACGATGTCCATCAGCACTGCATCGGGTTTTTCCTGACGGGCCAGCGCGACACCGTCGGCGCCGTTTTCGGCTTTCAGTACTTCGTGGCCGTGCTTTTCGAGCATGCCGGTCAGTTTGTACATTTCAGTCGGCGAATCATCGACGATCAGGATACGTGCCATGGTTTTCCCCATTTTTCTTGTTGACGCCCGGCCCGCTGGCCGAGCATCACTGTACGTGTCTTACTGCGGCAAAACGGCGGCGAAGCCCGGAACATGGGCCTGAATCGCGTTAAGCAGTTCTTCCTTGCTGAAAGGCTTGGTCAAAAATTGATCGGAACCGACAATCCGCCCCTTGGCCTTGTCGAACAGCCCGTCGCGCGACGACAGCATGATCACCGGCGTGGCCTTGAATGCGCTGTTGTTCTTGATTAAAGCGCAGGTCTGATAACCATCCAGACGCGGCATCATGATGTCGACAAAAATGATTCCGGGATGGTTGTCCGCGATTTTCGCCAGCGCGTCGAAACCATCAATCGCCGTGATCACTTCGCAACCCACATTTTTCAACAATGTTTCGGCGGTGCGACGAATCGTTTTCGAGTCGTCGATCACCATGACCTTCAAGGCGCTGGACTGCTGTTCCATAAGAGGGCTCTACCGTCGCCTTTGCGAATCAAATTGTCCGTTTTGCTATCAGTGATGGCTGGAAACCCTTGATGTTCAAGGGCCAGCGCTGCATGCCAGCCTTTTTAGCACAGTCTCCAGATGCAATCTATCGACGGGTTTTTCCTTGACCGAAAACCCGCCCGGAGCCACTCTGGCGGCACTTTTTCAATACCGATCCGGTAGCCAATTTTCGAGGAAAACCCAATGAGCGTTCGCGTCGGGATTGTCATGGACCCTATCGCCAGCATCTCCTATAAAAAGGATAGCTCGCTGGCCATGCTGCTGGCCGCGCAAAAACGTGGCTGGGAACTGTTCTACATGGAGCAGCGCGACCTGTATCAGGCCGAAGGCCAGGCGCGGGCGCGCATGAAGCCGCTGAAAGTCTTCGCCAACCCGGAAAAATGGTTCGAACTGGACGCCGAGCAGGACCACCTGCTGAGCGACCTGGACGTGATCCTGATGCGCAAGGATCCGCCGTTCGACATGGAATTCGTCTACTCCACCTACCTGCTCGAACAGGCCGAAACGGCGGGCGTGCTGGTGGTGAACAAGCCGCAAAGCCTGCGCGACTGCAATGAAAAGCTGTTCGCCACGCTGTTCCCGCAGTGCACGCCGCCGACCGTCGTCAGCCGTCGCGCCGACGTGCTGCGTGAATTCGCCGCCAAACACGGCGACGTGATCCTCAAGCCGCTGGACGGCATGGGCGGCACCTCGATCTTCCGCCACCGCGCGGGCGATCCGAACCTGTCGGTGATTCTGGAAACCCTGACCGCCCTCGGTGGCCAGCAGATCATGGGCCAGGCCTACCTGCCGGCGATCAAGGACGGCGACAAGCGCATCCTGATGATCGACGGCGAGCCGGTGGATTACTGCCTGGCGCGGATTCCGGCCCAGGGCGAAACCCGTGGCAACCTCGCCGCCGGTGGTCGTGGCGAAGCGCGGCCGCTGACCGACAAGGATCGCTGGATCGCCGCGCAAGTCGGCCCGACCCTGCGCGAAAAAGGCCTGCTGTTCGTCGGTCTGGACGTGATTGGCGAGCACCTGACCGAAATCAACGTCACCAGCCCGACCTGCATCCGCGAAATCGACAACGCTTTCGGTACCGACATCGGCGGCATGCTGATGGATGCGATTGAGAAGAAGCTGCAAGCCTCGAGCCGCAAGCAGCAAGCCTGACGGCCAGCTACAAGCCGCAAGCCATGAGCTACAAGCTTTTACTTGCAGCTTGCCGCTCGAAACTTGCAGCTGCCCTTATGTCGCTTGCCGCTTGAAGCTTGCAGCTAAAAACCAACATTGCGTTATCATGCCGAGCCCGTAAAAACGCGATGTTGGTTTTTCTGTCATGACCCTCCCGTCCGATCTGCCCGCAGAACTCGCCCACCGTGGCGTGCGCCCGGCCGATCGCCTCGGATTTACCTTGTTTCTCGCGGCGCTGATTCATTTGGCGCTGCTGCTCGGCGTCGGCTTCACCATGGTCGAGCCCAAGCAAATCAGCAAAACCCTGGAAATCACCCTCGCCACCTTCAAGAGCGACACCAAGCCGAAGAAGGCCGATTTCCTCGCCCAGGAAAACCAGGAGGGCAGCGGCACGCTGGACAAGAAGGCGATCCCCAAGACCACCGAGGTCGCGCCGTTCCAGGACAATCAGGTCAAGAAAGTCACCCCGCCTCCGGCCGCCAAGCCGGAAGTCCGTGAAGCCGCGCCCAAGGCTGCCGTAACCACGGTCGCGCCGAAACAGCAAAAGGCGCCGACCAAGAAAGAAGAAACCAAGACCGAGACCAAACCGGCGGTCGACGCACCGACGTTCGATAGCTCGCAGCTGTCCAGCGACATCGCCAGCCTCGAAGCGGAACTGGCCAAGGAACAACAGCTGTACGCCAAACGCCCGCGCATTCACCGTTTGAGCGCCGCCTCGACCATGCGCGACAAGGGCGCCTGGTACAAGGATGACTGGCGCAAGAAGGTCGAGCGGATCGGCAACCTCAATTACCCGGAAGAAGCCCGGCGCAAGCAGATCTACGGCAACCTGCGCCTGATGGTCTCGATCAACCGCGACGGCTCGCTGTATGAAGTGCTGGTGCTCGAATCCTCCGGCCAGCCACTGCTGGATCAGGCGGCCCAGCGCATCGTCCGGCTGGCCGCACCGTTTGCACCGTTTACCGGTGATCTGTCGGATATCGACCGACTGGAAATCATCCGCACCTGGAAATTCGCCCGGGGCGACAAACTCTCGAGCAACTGACACACCGCAACCCCTTGTGGGAGCGAGCTTGCTCGCGAAGAGGCCGGCACATGCACCATTGATGTTGCCTGACCTGACGCCTTCGCGAGCAAGCTCGCTCCCACATTTGATCTGCGTTGTTCTCTGATCCTCAGCTTGTCAGTTTGCCCCTTCGACGCCACACTATCGCTCATGAAAAACGTCAGCCCCAGCTACCTCAAGCATCACTTCCTGATCGCCATGCCACACATGGCCGACCCGAACTTTGCCCACACCTTGACCTACATCGTCGAGCACACGGCCAATGGCGCCATGGGGCTGGTGGTCAATCGACCGCAAGAGCTGAACCTGGCTGACATCCTCGAACAACTGCGCCCGGACATCGAGCCGCCAGCACTCTGCCAGCACGTACCGATTTTCATCGGCGGCCCGGTGCAGACTGATCGTGGTTTTGTCCTGCACCCGGCCGGCCAGATGTTCCAGGCCACCGCGCAACTGGACGGCGATCTGGCGCTCTCCACTTCCCAGGACGTGCTGTTTGCCATCGCGGACGGTGCAGGCCCGGCGAAAAGCCTGATCGCCCTCGGTTACGCGGGTTGGGAAGCCGGGCAACTGGAGGCCGAACTGGCCGACAACGCCTGGCTGACCTGCCCGTACGATGCCGACATCCTGTTCAACACCAGCAGCGAACTGCGTCTGGAAGCGGCGGCACGGCACCTGGGGATCAACCTCAGTCTGCTGACCAGCCAGGCAGGCCACGCCTGATGGCCCTGCGTCTGATTCTCGGCTTCGACTACGGCACCAAACAGATCGGCGTTGCAGTCGGCCAGGTGATTACCGGCCAGGCCCGCGAGCTGTGCACCCTGAAAGCGCAGAACGGCGTTCCGGACTGGAACCAGGTCGAAGCGCTGTTCAAGGAATGGAAACCCGACGCCGTGGTGGTTGGCCTGCCGCTGAACATGGACGGCACGCCCAGCGAAATGTGCCTGCGCGCCGAGAAATTCGCCCGACGTCTCAACGGCCGCTTCAATGTGCCCTTCTATACCCACGACGAACGCCTGACCACCTTTGAGGCCAAAGGCGAGCGACTGGTGCGTGGCGGGCAGAAAGGCAGTTACCGCGACAACCCGGTGGACGCCATCGCCGCCGCTCTGCTGTTGCAGGGCTGGCTCGATGAAAACACTGCATTGTTTGAATCCTGACAAGCGCTTCGGC encodes:
- a CDS encoding chemotaxis protein CheW; this encodes MHERRHNARTSQLTGLLLPLADRNLILPNVAVAELIDYQASAFDLDTPPWYLGKVTWRERQIPLLSFESACGQKIVIGERARIVILNALGGLPELKFIALLVQGIPRSYKLDSQLSYVDVPLCALEQAAVQVGDQVAKVPDLLGLEQLLVEAGLVH
- a CDS encoding hybrid sensor histidine kinase/response regulator; its protein translation is MGDRHDYVALEWVKGEIAETLKQAHQAIEAVLEDPQAFPGLDECLDYIHQVHGSLQMVEFYGAALLAEEMEHLVEALQHERVSHRDEALHLLLQALGQLPIYLDRVQGARRDLPLVVLPLINDLRSARGESLLSETSLFSPQLPQLPPLSEQALALLEPAELPNVLRKLRQMLQMALVGLLREQDDQTHLEYLAKVFQRLEAMSGDAPLSPLWQVASALVEGMREGAIANSPALRSLFKDADKELKRLLEQGMRGLNQPPPAELLKSLLFYIAKAEHPTGQMLTMKDRYSLDDALPDSAMVDEERARLAGPDRDAMRSVLAALCEELVRVKERLDLFVRSDRQHTSDLDSLLAPLRQIADTLAVLGFGQPRKVIIDQLAVVLSLAQGQREPNDATLMDVAGALLYVEANLAGMVGTVETESPEEARLPTTDLTQIHQIVIKEARICLQQAKDMIVDYIDADWDRQHLQALPELLTQVRGALAMIPLSRAASLVEACNGFIREHLLLDPHEPGWQQLDNLADVITSLEYYLERLSDDPQAASEQLLDVAQKSLASLGYFPDEEPGAQQVPVLDDVLSPSEALVMQDLQVLDDPDIVQSLAEVLASPVSAVNPPALTTPGSLMPPPADEEPVDDELREVFLEETDEVLEVLHEYLPRWSANPQDRAALTELRRAFHTLKGSGRMVRALVLGELAWAVENLLNRVLEQSVEPGAVVPQLLTDTVLLLPELISEFATHRQRQRSDVDQLAARAHALAKGDEPLAAEDVNDVAALDPLLLEIFRNEAETHLASLNRYLDQAAEHVPLPASDELQRALHTLKGSASMAGVLPIAELAAPLDQLAREFKAHQLPLDLDEVELLLEAEGLFRVGLRQLKHDPLAPIVGAQSLIKRIETLLGERLEAILQTPNTSLRIKRDPQLINNFLAQGMDILLDAENLLQRWQQHPGERQELSALLDELTTLGEGAHLADLLPVDVLCEALLDLYGAVEESSLAVSERFFEEAQNAHEALINMLDELAAGQEVTPQPARIRALHELLDESLDPSSMGLIRSDGSRTLSIRELGSATAELQQSARSFEGDDEIVEIFLEEAVDILDSAGQALHRWLNDPDNAAPLSSLQRDLHTLKGGARMAEVAAIADLAQELESLYEGLVDRRYSHSDALGQLLLKSHAQLALLLDQLQSHQPLSPAQELIGAIRELRQGQPLGEAPLPTADHDSAAHDPELLEIFLEEGFDIIENSGAALLRWQAEPGNRQEVETLLRDLHTLKGGARMVEIGPIGDLAHELEYLYESLSTGALQPSAELFALVQRGHDRLAQMLDGVRAGQPCPPADRLISAIQNFSHPATVETPPVLPLPAKTEPAPPAADAGADMVKVSAELLDELVNLAGETSIFRGRIEQQVSDAQTALNEMETTIERMRDQLRRLDTETQGRILSRQQVDADHLGYEEFDPLEMDRHSQLQQLSRALFESASDLLDLKETLDRRNHDAENLLQQQGRINTELQEGLMRTRMVPFERMLPRLKRIVRQVAEELNKDVAFIIDNAEGEMDRNVLERMAAPLEHMLRNAVDHGLESAEVRLAAGKPAQGTISLDLSREGGDIVFDIRDDGAGVPLEAVRRKAIKRGLLAPDAEISDRDVLQFILQPGFSTAEKITQISGRGVGMDVVHEEVRQLGGTMSIDSVPGQGVHFRIRLPFTVSVNRALMVQCGEDQYAIPLNTIEGIVRVLPNDLEGHFRNDPPSYHYGGQRYELCYLGELLKTAPRPKLLGQSLPLPVLLVQCNDRHIAVQVDAMAGTREIVVKSLGPQFGAVQGVSGATILGDGRVVLILDLLAPIRAMQARVAQRPAHADIDSEPQKPLLVLVVDDSVTVRKVTSRLLERHGMNVLTAKDGVDAMLLLEEHMPDLMLLDIEMPRMDGFEVATQVRHDERLQHLPIIMITSRTGQKHRDRAMAIGVNDYLGKPYQESVLLESIAHWSKKHA